ttTTCCCCAGTATAtgtgtgaaattctgtcaaattaaatgaaatcaagaaaaaacagaaaaatcaGGGGCTGTATATATagactctttgccatctgctagcggacggcaaagagctttgccatcagctaacggacggcaaacatgccacgtgtcagccacctgtgcaacctggggcagTGGGCTGGCTATTTAGTAGCATTGCCGTCAGCcaactgacggcaaagaaggttgcatctttgccgtctgccagttgacggcaaagctaccaaataggccagcccccaggtGCTGCCACGTGGCACGCTATGCCGTCCGCTGACAGACGGCAAACAATCAATGTTCTTTGCCATCGGCTGGTAGACGACAAATATGCAAAGGTCTTTGTCATCTGCCTGCAGATGGCAAAGCACGTCGTTAACCCCTTAACTGACCTAAGCTGGCACGTGTGCCGTCCAGCCTATTTGCCgtctgtcagcggacggcaaaggtctttgcatctttgccgtccgccagcagacggcaaagaagcctttgccgtagcctgttcagccggacatgttgccgtctgctggcggacgtcaaaggtctttgccgtccgctacgtgtgcctttgccgtcagccgtggcGGACGGAAAAGTTCCTGATTCCTATAGTGATATGTATAATAtgaatggtagaaatatattttaaatttgaataaataaaaacaacaagataACAAGTAATATTAACAAATCTAGCATCTACTCGTATTGGAGAGTTTCATCGGACCAAAACTTGGCATAAGCTTGTGCATACGTTGAGAAGTTGCTCGTCAAAGCTCTGCGGAATACCACACTCGTCAAAGCTATGCCAAGTTTCAACAAACAACAACTCAACAAACGGACGTGCCACGTGTTGAGCCCCTACTCGTTGATGGGTTGCCGAGTTTGGTCGGACGAGGACGAGGACTCGACAAAGGTCTGGCCACATGAATGCCCATTAAACGGTCATTCCATCTAACATGATGGTTTGCCGTGTTCTCATTTGCCAAAACTTGGCAATTACTTccttcattccaaaatataagtttttttagacatttcaaatggtatacaacatacggatgtatgtagacatattttagagtgtagattcattcattttgctccgtatgtagtcacgtATTGAAATTTCTACAAAGatttatattttgaaacggagggagtactatttaagtGTTTGTCGAGTGCCTGATAATAACTCGGCGGAGTAAATGATTGTCGATGTGTGTCCAGCCGAGTCCTGTTTGCCAAGAACAGAACTTAGCAAACGAAATGCCGGGTTTTTTCTGTGCTTTGCCGAGTACACTGGAAACTCGATAATTGTGGCCATTGCATTAGTGCCTCCTAAAAAATTCCCCGGAAGCCTAAACTACCCAAAACAAGCAAAATCTATCTATATGAGAAATAGAGGCTTTACTGATGTAGTACATGGCTTGTACCAACCACACTCTCTTCTTTTGAAATTTTGGGCAAATGTTTTGTTGTGCCATCATTGTATAGAGCATGGTAGCACCAAATATATTCTCAGACTGTAGTACAAGTACATCATAACATCACTACACAATGACTTCACGATTATTCGTTAGCGAACCCATGAGAGAAAAATACGATTCACACCTTATGCATATATAGTACTAAGTCAACCAAGATACAATGAATGATCTTTCACAGATATACAATCGCCAAAGCTAAGGAGATAACAAGCAACATGTAAAACACATGTCTCATGCCGCACACTCTCAATGTCGTGATGAGTATGGAGAAAAGGTTTCTGTCTTCAGGTATATTGGTTTCGGAGACACTTGCAGAACACGTTAATAACTCTTGATTATGTTTTTGCATGGTTCGCTCCAGTCTTTTCTTTCTCCATAGACCCttcaagaattcgtcaccgtacagGTGACTCCTAGTTGTAAATGACAAGTAACGTTTCTTGTCCCTGACCAAATAAAACAAACCAGCTTCAAGTCGACGCTCGCTGTATTTTCTAAGCGCATTGTTTATTGTGCAGGATGCTT
This region of Triticum aestivum cultivar Chinese Spring chromosome 2D, IWGSC CS RefSeq v2.1, whole genome shotgun sequence genomic DNA includes:
- the LOC123049564 gene encoding uncharacterized protein, whose amino-acid sequence is MKTTALDGSCRTKCQPKNSTKMFLFVFKQKVGSLVFGKDHKVSRPKKMFRLCIRDEYGMRALAKPTVVLKSTALYHEIQLREGRWRLVTFIDDHMIHTWPIYREKYGPIGKASCTINNALRKYSERRLEAGLFYLVRDKKRYLSFTTRSHLYGDEFLKGLWRKKRLERTMQKHNQELLTCSASVSETNIPEDRNLFSILITTLRVCGMRHVFYMLLVISLALAIVYL